One Xyrauchen texanus isolate HMW12.3.18 chromosome 44, RBS_HiC_50CHRs, whole genome shotgun sequence DNA segment encodes these proteins:
- the LOC127636595 gene encoding STAM-binding protein-like A, translated as MSEHSDFNLSSEQRVRALTKLGSSVDVSEDVPPRRYFRSGMEIIRMANIYAEEGNVEHAFILYNKYITLFIEKLPRHRDYKTANIPEKKETMRKLKETAFPKAEELKKLLLMQYEKEHAEYLVQKRAEEASQAQEMARQQELEAERQRQADLQKRQREQEKFSAFEEMIRRQELEKERQRVVQEFSAPISPIAPLDLVPDVGPPQASFTTPMPPGGTPNHISPTSGLPVFDRSLKPSIPVSAGHSAVVNGLRQLFVPAELCQKFLKLADANTARAVETCGILCGKLMKNAFTVTHVIVPKQCGGPDYCDTENEEELFLIQDQNDLITLGWIHTHPTQTAFLSSVDMHTHCSYQMMLPESIAIVCAPKFNETGYFRLTDYGMDEIGSCKQRGFHPHPKEPPLFSASKHVTITDGSVTVLDLR; from the exons ATGTCTGAGCACAGTGACTTCAATCTGTCATCAGAGCAGAGGGTGCGGGCACTCACCAAACTTGGCAGCTCTGTGGATGTAAGCGAGGATGTGCCACCCCGTCGATACTTTCGTTCAGGCATGGAGATCATCCGAATGGCCAACATCTATGCTGAGGAGGGGAATGTTGAGCATGCATTCATTCTGTACAATAAGTACATCAC gttgtttattgaaaaacttcCTAGACATCGGGATTATAAAACCGCCAATATTcctgagaagaaagaaactatgAGG AAATTAAAGGAAACTGCCTTCCCAAAAGCCGAGGAACTGAAAAAGTTGCTTCTCATGCAGTATGAAAAAGAACATGCCGAATATCTTGTCCAGAAG AGAGCGGAGGAGGCGAGCCAGGCTCAAGAGATGGCCAGGCAGCAGGAGCTGGAAGCTGAGCGACAGAGACAGGCCGACCTGCAGAAGCGTCAGCGTGAACAGGAGAAGTTCAGCGCCTTTGAAGAGATGATCCGCAGGCAGGAGTTGGAGAAGGAGCGGCAGCGTGTCGTGCAGGAATTCAGTGCCCCTATATCACCGATTGCTCCCCTAGATCTTGTGCCTGATGTAGGACCTCCACAGGCCTCATTTACAACACCGATGCCTCCAGGAGGAACTCCAAACCATATCTCTCCAACATCAGGCCTCCCGGTGTTTGACCGCTCTCTAAAGCCTAGCATTCCAGTCAGTGCAGGACACA GTGCTGTGGTAAATGGCTTACGGCAGCTGTTTGTGCCTGCTGAGCTGTGCCAGAAATTTTTAAAACTGGCAGATGCCAACACTGCACGGGCAGTGGAGACTTGTGGGATTCTCTGTGGCAAGCTG ATGAAGAATGCCTTCACAGTGACGCATGTGATTGTGCCCAAGCAATGTGGAGGGCCAGACTACTGCGACACAGAGAATGAGGAAGAACTTTTCCTGATTCAAGATCAGAATGATCTCATTACACTGGGCTGGATACAT ACCCATCCCACCCAGACTGCCTTTTTGTCCAGTGTGGACATGCACACACATTGTTCTTATCAAATGATGCTTCCTGAGTCCATAGCCATTGTGTGCGCTCCTAAATTTAATGA GACGGGTTACTTCCGGTTGACTGACTACGGGATGGATGAGATTGGTTCCTGCAAACAAAGGGGATTCCACCCGCATCCAAAGGAGCCCCCACTCTTCTCT GCTAGCAAACATGTCACTATCACTGACGGAAGTGTGACAGTGCTGGATTTGCGGTGA
- the LOC127636594 gene encoding splicing factor ESS-2 homolog — protein sequence MTEPKGKALCQRSDVTTVAVRQPVEELKRTILDEDQYIESLEKIIQRDFFPDVSKLQAQKDYLEAEENGDLERMREIAIKYGSAMAKYTPRTYVPYGTPLTFVTPDVRSESPSCSQSKRRAAKEDGKVGETDEEKELPCLDRFLAKNTSEDNASFEQIMELADDKDKLRHAWLYEAENEYKERHEQNLALPSTEKQALECTKAGLETWQYKAKNALMYYPEGVKDDTMFKKPREVLYKNTRFDVDPFCKALNKSQIQQAAALNAQFKQGKVGPDGKELLPHESPKVNGYGFEGAASPAPGVAESPLMTWGEIESTPFRLDGSETPLVERSHGPTFKIPEPGRRERLGLKMANEAAAKNRAKKQEALRKVTENLASLTPKGLSPAALSPALQRLVNKSSSKFTDKALRASYTPSPAHRGIGSKTPLGDMATPSSSTPTPGKSRTPATQDPASITDNLLQLPKRRKASDYF from the exons atgaccGAACCCAAAGGGAAAGCTTTGTGTCAGAGGTCTGATGTCACCACAGTTGCTGTCAGGCAGCCTGTGGAAGAACTAAAAAGGACGATTCTTGATGAAGATCAATATATAGAG AGTTTGGAGAAGATCATCCAGCGAGACTTTTTCCCAGATGTCTCCAAACTTCAAGCCCAGAAAGATTATCTGGAAGCAGAGGAGAATGGAGATCTGGAACGGATGAGAGAGATAGCCATCAAGTACGGGTCTGCGATGGCTAAATACACCCCACGCACCTATGTGCCCT ATGGGACCCCTTTGACATTTGTGACCCCAGATGTTCGGAGTGAATCACCTTCATGTTCACAAAGCAAACGCAGAGCAGCGAAAGAGGACG GAAAAGTTGGTGAAACAGACGAGGAAAAGGAGCTTCCGTGCTTAGACCGTTTTCTTGCTAAAAACACGAGTGAGGACAACGCATCCTTTGAGCAAATAATGGAGCTTGCAGATGACAAGGACAAATTGAGGCATGCATGGCTGTATGAGGCGGAAAATGAATACAAAGAG AGGCATGAGCAGAACCTGGCTCTGCCATCCACAGAGAAGCAGGCGCTTGAATGCACAAAGGCGGGATTGGAAACATGGCAGTACAAGGCCAAAAACGCACTCATGTATTACCCTGAAG GTGTAAAAGATGACACGATGTTCAAGAAGCCACGGGAAGTTCTGTACAAGAATACACGTTTTGATGTTGACCCCTTCTGTAAAGCCCTGAACAAATCTCAAATCCAACAAGCTGCTGCACTCAATGCACAG TTTAAGCAAGGCAAGGTTGGTCCAGATGGGAAAGAGCTCCTACCTCACGAATCCCCCAAAGTAAACGGATATGGATTTGAGGGAGCAGCCTCCCCAGCTCCAG GTGTTGCGGAGTCTCCCTTGATGACCTGGGGTGAGATTGAAAGCACCCCCTTTCGTCTCGATGGTTCAGAAACTCCTCTTGTGGAAAGAAGTCATGGTCCGACATTCAAG ATTCCTGAGCCTGGGAGAAGAGAGCGGCTTGGACTGAAAATGGCAAATGAAGCTGCGGCAAAAAACAGAGCAAAGAAACAAGAGGCACTGCGCAAAGTCACAGAAAATCTTGCAAG CCTCACTCCAAAGGGACTGAGCCCCGCAGCACTGTCTCCCGCCCTTCAGCGTCTAGTAAACAAATCATCCAGCAAATTCACAGATAAAGCCCTGAGGGCCAGCTACACCCCATCTCCAGCACACAGAGGCATTGGCTCCAAGACTCCACTCGGAGACATGGCCACTCCCTCCTCCAGCACACCAACACCTGGTAAATCCCGAACACCAGCCACTCAGGACCCTGCCTCCATCACAGACAACCTTTTACAACTCCCCAAAAGGAGAAAAGCCTCAGATTACTTCTGA
- the LOC127637002 gene encoding integral membrane protein DGCR2/IDD-like isoform X1 encodes MLPKADSGGFVLLLFFLTLTGPRLALARLLSELRCSPGQFACRSGKMQCIPLSWQCDGWTACEDKSDEIDCPTTKEEMYRYSNSFEPVEDVMGVAQPVRFNKKCPSGWHHYEKTASCYKVYLRSENYWQAVETCQKVNGSLATFGTNEELQFVLKIEVDFDEKVCERKDQCKFWVGYQYVITSQNHSLEGRWEVAYKGSMQVFLPPEGLVNFGEANPTQGNVFCAQLQRFQIKSMNERGLHSWHAENCYKKFPFLCKRRQTCVDINDNVMNEGYYFTPKGDDPCLSCMCHEGEPEMCVAALCERPQGCQHFRKDPKECCKFTCLDPGQTCVDIKDNVVNEGYYFTPKGDDPCLSCTCHEGEPEMCVAALCERPQGCQHFRKDPKECCKFTCLDPDGNSLFDSMASGMRLIVSCISSFLILSLLLFMVHRLRQRRRERIETLIGGNLHHFNLGRRVPGFDYGPDTFGTGLTPLHLSDDGEGGAFHFQEPPPPYAAYKYPDIHHPEDPPPPYEASINQDSIIYMDLGRTGIPLATRHVNAMADSLQRDFLEQTSNQPPPLEEREDSIDSSTLLVSPDTPSESDNIIIQSFSTDCSSGPSLSTVV; translated from the exons ATGTTGCCGAAGGCTGACAGCGGTGGTTTTGTGCTTCTCCTCTTTTTTCTGACATTAACAG GTCCACGGCTTGCTTTGGCTAGACTGTTGTCAG AGCTGCGTTGCAGTCCGGGCCAGTTTGCCTGCCGGAGTGGAAAAATGCAATGCATCCCTTTGTCCTGGCAGTGTGATGGTTGGACAGCCTGTGAGGACAAAAGCGATGAGATTGATTGCCCTA CTACTAAAGAGGAGATGTATCGTTACAGCAACAGTTTTGAGCCAGTGGAAGATGTTATGGGTGTCGCTCAACCAGTGCGCTTCAACA AGAAGTGTCCGAGCGGCTGGCACCATTACGAAAAAACGGCGAGCTGTTATAAAGTCTACCTGAGGAGCGAAAACTATTGGCAGGCAGTGGAAACCTGCCAGAAGGTCAATGGCTCTCTCGCTACGTTCGGCACCAACGAGGAGCTGCAGTTTGTCCTCAAGATCGAGGTGGATTTCGACGAGAAAGTGTGTGAACGCAAAGACCAGTGCAA GTTCTGGGTGGGATATCAATATGTGATTACTAGCCAGAATCATTCTCTGGAAGGCCGTTGGGAAGTGGCATACAAAG GATCAATGCAGGTGTTTCTGCCTCCGGAGGGGCTGGTTAACTTCGGTGAGGCAAATCCTACCCAGGGCAACGTGTTCTGTGCTCAGCTGCAACGCTTTCAGATCAAGAGCATGAACGAGCGAGGCTTGCACAGCTGGCATGCTGAAAACTGCTACAAAAAATTCCCTTTTCTCTGCAAAAGAA GACAAACATGTGTGGACATCAACGACAACGTGATGAATGAAGGCTATTATTTCACGCCTAAAGGGGACGACCCATGTCTGAGCTGCATGTGCCATGAGGGCGAGCCAGAGATGTGTGTGGCTGCCCTGTGTGAACGCCCGCAGGGCTGCCAGCATTTCCGCAAGGACCCCAAAGAGTGCTGCAAGTTCACCTGCTTAGATCCTG GACAAACATGTGTAGACATCAAAGACAATGTGGTGAATGAAGGCTATTATTTCACACCTAAAGGGGATGACCCATGTCTGAGTTGCACGTGCCATGAGGGCGAGCCAGAGATGTGTGTGGCTGCCCTGTGTGAACGCCCGCAGGGCTGCCAGCATTTCCGCAAGGACCCCAAAGAGTGCTGCAAGTTCACCTGCTTAGATCCTG atGGCAACAGTTTGTTTGACTCTATGGCCAGTGGCATGCGTCTCATCGTGAGCTGCATTTCATCTTTCCTCATCCTCTCTCTGTTGCTCTTCATGGTGCACAGACTGAGGCAGCGGCGGCGAGAACGCATCGAAACCCTCATCGGAGGCAACT TGCATCATTTTAATCTGGGTCGAAGGGTACCTGGCTTTGACTATGGTCCAGATACGTTTGGAACAGGCCTGACTCCTCTGCACCTCTCTGATGACGGGGAGGGGGGAGCGTTTCACTTCCAGGAGCCACCACCCCCTTATGCTGCTTACAAATATCCTGATATCCACCACCCTGAAGATCCTCCACCTCCCTATGAGGCCTCCATCAACCAAGacagcatcatttatatggaCCTCG GGCGGACCGGGATTCCTCTGGCGACCAGGCATGTGAACGCCATGGCCGATTCTCTCCAGAGGGATTTCTTAGAGCAGACGTCCAACCAACCTCCGCCCCTGGAAGAGCGCGAGGACTCCATCGACAGCAGCACCCTATTGGTGTCTCCAGACACTCCCAGCGAATCAGATAACATTATCATTCAGAGCTTCTCCACAGACTGCAGCAGTGGTCCGTCGCTGAGCACCGTAGTATAG
- the LOC127637002 gene encoding integral membrane protein DGCR2/IDD-like isoform X2, with translation MLPKADSGGFVLLLFFLTLTGPRLALARLLSELRCSPGQFACRSGKMQCIPLSWQCDGWTACEDKSDEIDCPTTKEEMYRYSNSFEPVEDVMGVAQPVRFNKKCPSGWHHYEKTASCYKVYLRSENYWQAVETCQKVNGSLATFGTNEELQFVLKIEVDFDEKVCERKDQCKFWVGYQYVITSQNHSLEGRWEVAYKGSMQVFLPPEGLVNFGEANPTQGNVFCAQLQRFQIKSMNERGLHSWHAENCYKKFPFLCKRRQTCVDINDNVMNEGYYFTPKGDDPCLSCMCHEGEPEMCVAALCERPQGCQHFRKDPKECCKFTCLDPDGNSLFDSMASGMRLIVSCISSFLILSLLLFMVHRLRQRRRERIETLIGGNLHHFNLGRRVPGFDYGPDTFGTGLTPLHLSDDGEGGAFHFQEPPPPYAAYKYPDIHHPEDPPPPYEASINQDSIIYMDLGRTGIPLATRHVNAMADSLQRDFLEQTSNQPPPLEEREDSIDSSTLLVSPDTPSESDNIIIQSFSTDCSSGPSLSTVV, from the exons ATGTTGCCGAAGGCTGACAGCGGTGGTTTTGTGCTTCTCCTCTTTTTTCTGACATTAACAG GTCCACGGCTTGCTTTGGCTAGACTGTTGTCAG AGCTGCGTTGCAGTCCGGGCCAGTTTGCCTGCCGGAGTGGAAAAATGCAATGCATCCCTTTGTCCTGGCAGTGTGATGGTTGGACAGCCTGTGAGGACAAAAGCGATGAGATTGATTGCCCTA CTACTAAAGAGGAGATGTATCGTTACAGCAACAGTTTTGAGCCAGTGGAAGATGTTATGGGTGTCGCTCAACCAGTGCGCTTCAACA AGAAGTGTCCGAGCGGCTGGCACCATTACGAAAAAACGGCGAGCTGTTATAAAGTCTACCTGAGGAGCGAAAACTATTGGCAGGCAGTGGAAACCTGCCAGAAGGTCAATGGCTCTCTCGCTACGTTCGGCACCAACGAGGAGCTGCAGTTTGTCCTCAAGATCGAGGTGGATTTCGACGAGAAAGTGTGTGAACGCAAAGACCAGTGCAA GTTCTGGGTGGGATATCAATATGTGATTACTAGCCAGAATCATTCTCTGGAAGGCCGTTGGGAAGTGGCATACAAAG GATCAATGCAGGTGTTTCTGCCTCCGGAGGGGCTGGTTAACTTCGGTGAGGCAAATCCTACCCAGGGCAACGTGTTCTGTGCTCAGCTGCAACGCTTTCAGATCAAGAGCATGAACGAGCGAGGCTTGCACAGCTGGCATGCTGAAAACTGCTACAAAAAATTCCCTTTTCTCTGCAAAAGAA GACAAACATGTGTGGACATCAACGACAACGTGATGAATGAAGGCTATTATTTCACGCCTAAAGGGGACGACCCATGTCTGAGCTGCATGTGCCATGAGGGCGAGCCAGAGATGTGTGTGGCTGCCCTGTGTGAACGCCCGCAGGGCTGCCAGCATTTCCGCAAGGACCCCAAAGAGTGCTGCAAGTTCACCTGCTTAGATCCTG atGGCAACAGTTTGTTTGACTCTATGGCCAGTGGCATGCGTCTCATCGTGAGCTGCATTTCATCTTTCCTCATCCTCTCTCTGTTGCTCTTCATGGTGCACAGACTGAGGCAGCGGCGGCGAGAACGCATCGAAACCCTCATCGGAGGCAACT TGCATCATTTTAATCTGGGTCGAAGGGTACCTGGCTTTGACTATGGTCCAGATACGTTTGGAACAGGCCTGACTCCTCTGCACCTCTCTGATGACGGGGAGGGGGGAGCGTTTCACTTCCAGGAGCCACCACCCCCTTATGCTGCTTACAAATATCCTGATATCCACCACCCTGAAGATCCTCCACCTCCCTATGAGGCCTCCATCAACCAAGacagcatcatttatatggaCCTCG GGCGGACCGGGATTCCTCTGGCGACCAGGCATGTGAACGCCATGGCCGATTCTCTCCAGAGGGATTTCTTAGAGCAGACGTCCAACCAACCTCCGCCCCTGGAAGAGCGCGAGGACTCCATCGACAGCAGCACCCTATTGGTGTCTCCAGACACTCCCAGCGAATCAGATAACATTATCATTCAGAGCTTCTCCACAGACTGCAGCAGTGGTCCGTCGCTGAGCACCGTAGTATAG